Proteins encoded within one genomic window of Vanrija pseudolonga chromosome 3, complete sequence:
- the Hfm1 gene encoding putative ATP-dependent DNA helicase HFM1, whose translation MSSVDDLLNRLDARNRRPHGAAPAHSTFARPQPPPRTTALYADAFSPHDAFSTHDAFSAPRREEFAAPVMPGFGDQEPTPSSKQFVGPTFDDGDSPTYPAQQAPLRRLSAQHAAVPHAQSSSPISFNSGHHHVPQPHVGPLPPSPDSPYGQDATLRATTLSDAHERKPSLAQIAQPKAEAEEEDEFGLADNDEWMSQAVAEATKVEAARPVSRTGTASPYFQKPAAQGDSAILRPPSRVRTASPYFHQPAIAARPPSAQLRPPSRLTSASPSTLNVRFPKLPSRPTSAASTTRGTPPPRLERSGKALAQKPTTSARANGGGVAKGVQLVSVHALDTQAERDLFNFEYFNEMQSAVFHAAYKEDENLVVTAPTGSGKTTVFELAFLHMISERTERYNPLAIYMAPTKALCSERVQDWKHRFRALDINCVELTGDTEAHDIHRYLDNAHLIVTTPEKWDSVTRRTTIGMIIDRLTLMMIDEVHILNESRGATLEVVVSRMKERSSSKVRFVAVSASVPNIDDVARWIGTRPRSDQIPEDPTDVESMSKAEIFKFGEEFRPVPLTRHVIGYEAHNDFALGSKLDKELFPLLNRHSQGKPVLIFCPTRRACHITAETVFQEYKATRDAKKPLPWDNTYNKSIPLKDSKITALTECGIAVHHGGLELLDRRKIEDAFKAGDLHLIVYLTHLVIIKGTSMWQGSGHREYTDIDIQQMMGRAGRPQFDNSGTVVVLCDRQKLARYQDMVHAKVLLESCLHEHLTEHLNSEIGLGTIKSLKSAQDWLRRSFLFIRIQQNHRHYQKSFAKDHAKTWTETLDIHVENALRDLQEHELVGYNDEDDEEDNHLKGLVPTSLGRIMSRNFISYTTMCHIVSMRPDSEFRDLLEILAGAKEFDTLRIRQGEASFLNSMRETDGMRYKLGDSVKSYGDKVFIHLQITFGNIDVEKAATKSENNTPLQTQITIFSSAPRIAKAMMMVATEKEYGPASRAALSLLRTVNGKAWEDSTSIFRQIERIGPKSLEVLKNNGIRNWDQFLSIEPDRLELWFNRNHPFGHDLKERAREFPRFKIEFTLVARDTCTRLLIHASDADILDKGDGQPSVQLHLKITNTGALINKVNTGTRGGRGRGKDRNVTYNLSILFVTSRDDRFLRYMSLNTGRLKDKERTPMIEVQMLYPDEKIIAIAGVDEKSGLAQTFEFDPRIPEEMFKVSREATPVVVINDKTPSPEPRRRSGHQGSSSRLNQAKAEPDDDSRGGRGVKLPLFLQAPLDIESSEDELIDLTAEPTTSSKQKLPKRPARRSPPSKKRSKPRSKRPRLARSRFIDDMAEESDGDDDEEDDEDESDGLDLEEYLSALPRRRQSPPPVAQNKSKTKPIPSGVDSATPPASFSLSAKPAPKLPIMSFESITPKAATAGAFAQASAPASPPQAPPQQPAAPVTPSTPHVTDEEDFDSWMASVLGD comes from the exons ATGTcgagcgtcgacgacctgctcaacAGGCTCGACGCCCGCAACAGGCGGCCGCATGGCGCAGCGCCCGCCCACTCCACCTTTGCCCGTCCACAGCCCCCTCCTCGTACCACCGCGCTCTACGCTGACGCCTTCTCCCCTCATGACGCCTTCTCCACCCATGATGCGTTCTCTGCACCCCGGCGCGAGGAGTTCGCCGCCCCGGTCATGCCCGGCTTCGGGGACCAGGAGCCTACCCCCAGCTCGAAG CAGTTCGTCGGCCCGACATTCGACGATGGCGACTCGCCGACTTACCCTGCACAACAGGcacccctccgccgcctctcTGCTCAGCATGCAGCTGTGCCCCATGCCcagtcctcctcgcccatctcCTTCAACTCGGGCCATCACCACGTGCCTCAACCCCATGTTGGCCCTCTTCCCCCGTCCCCAGACTCGCCGTACGGCCAGGATGCTACTCTCCGCGCTACTACTCTCAGCGATGCTCACGAACGCAAGCCTTCCTTAGCGCAGATAGCGcagcccaaggccgaggctgaagaggaggacgagttcgGCCTTGCAGACAATGACGAGTGGATGAGCCAGGCTGTAGCTGAGGCGACCAAGGTTGAAG CCGCTCGACCTGTCTCGCGTACGggcaccgcctcgccgtaCTTTCAAAAGCCTGCTGCCCAAGGCGACTCGGCCATCTTACGCCCACCTTCCCGTGTGCGCACAGCGTCTCCCTACTTCCATCAACCAGCGATCGCCGCACGCCCTCCCTCTGCCCAGCTGCGCCCACCTTCTCGGCTCACGTCAGCGTCCCCAAGTACTCTCAACGTGCGCTTCCCCAAGTTGCCTTCACGCCCTACGTCAGCGGCTTCGACTACGCGTGGAACCCCGCCTCCACGTCTCGAGCGGAGCGGCAAGGCACTCGCCCAGAAGCCCACCACCAGCGCTCGAGCCAATGGAGGCGGTGTGGCGAAGGGCGTCCAGCTTGTGTCCGTCCATGCCCTAG ACACTCAGGCGGAACGCGACTTATTCAACTTCGAGTACTTCAATGAAATGCAGAGCGCGGTCTTCCACGCTGCTTACAAGGAAGACGAGAACCTCGTCGTTACTGCCCCCACAGGATCGGGCAAGACGACTGTCTTCGAGCTGGCCTTCCTCCACATGATATCCGAAAGGACGGAGCGATACAACCCCCTGGCTATTTACATGGCTCCAACGAAG GCACTCTGCTCTGAACGAGTTCAAGACTGGAAGCACCGGTTTCGTGCACTCGACATCAATT GTGTGGAACTCACCGGTGACACAGAGGCGCATGACATTCACCGCTACCTCGACAACGCGCACCTCATTGTTACGACT CCCGAGAAGTGGGATTCTGTAACCCGGCGCACGACCATCGGCATGATAATTGATCGCCTGACGCTCATGATGATCGACGAGGTTCACATCCTCAATGAGAGCCGCGGAGCTACCCTCGAGGTTGTGGTGTCTCGCATGAAGGAGCGCAGTAGCAGCAAAGTTCGCTTTGTGGCTGTCTCGGCCTCCGTGCCCAACATTGACGACGTGGCTCGCTGGATCGGCACACGCCCAAGGTCTGATCAAATACCTGAGGACCCGACAGACGTGGAGAGCATGTCAAAGGCCGAAATCTTCAAG TTCGGCGAAGAGTTCCGTCCAGTCCCACTCACGCGCCATGTGATCGGCTACGAGGCCCACAATGACTTCGCTCTGGGAAGCAAGCTTGACAAGGAGCTCTTCCCACTCCTGAACCGTCATAGCCAGGGCAAGCCTGTCCTAATCTTctgtccgactcggcgag CTTGCCACATCACCGCCGAAACCGTGTTTCAAGAGTATAAGGCTACTCGAGATGCTAAAAAGCCACTACCATGGGATAATACTTATAA CAAATCCATCCCTCTCAAAGACTCGAAGATCACGGCGCTCACTGAATGTGGCATTGCTGTGCACCATGGTGGCCTTGAGCTTCTGGACCGGCGCAAGATCGAGGATGCCTTCAAGGCCGGGGACCTTCACCTGATTGTCTACCTCA CACACTTGGTCATCATCAAGGGCACGTCGATGTGGCAAGGCTCGGGTCACCGCGAGTACACTGATATCGATATCCAG CAAATGATGGGCCGTGCAGGTCGACCCCAATTTGACAACTCTGGAACGGTGGTGGTTCTATGTGATCGCCAAAAGCTTGCCAGGTACCAGGACATGGTCCATGCCAAAGTCCTTCTGGAGAGTTGCCTCCATGAGCACTTGACCGAGC ACCTCAACAGTGAGATCGGGCTGGGGACCATCAAGAGCCTAAAGAGTGCGCAAGACTGGCTACGCCGCTCGTTCCTCTTTATCAGGATCCAGCAAAATCACAGGCACTATCAAAAGTCGTTCGCCAAGGACCACGCGAAGACCTGGACTGAAACGCTTGACATTCATGTCGAG AATGCTCTTCGTGACCTCCAAGAACATGAGCTTGTTGGCtacaacgacgaggacgacgaagaagaCAATCACTTAAAGGGTTTGGTTCCCACTTCACTCGGCAGGATTATGTCGAGGAACTTCATTTCTTACACGACG ATGTGCCACATTGTCTCAATGAGGCCAGACTCAGAGTTCCGAGATCTTCTCGAGATCCTCGCTGGCGCGAAGGA GTTCGATACTCTCCGCATTCGACAGGGAGAGGCATCATTTCTCAACAGCATGCGCGAGACTGATGGAATGCGATACAAACTTGGGGACAGTGTCAAGAGCTATGG AGACAAAGTCTTCATTCATCTTCAGATCACTTTCGGCAACATTGACGTGGAGAAGGCTGCCACCAAGTCGGAGAACAACACTCCACTGCAGACCCAAATCACCATCTTCTCCTCTGCGCCGAGGATCGCCAAGGCCATGATGATGGTTGCGACTGAGAAGGAGTACGGCCCTGCATCGCGAGCCGCGTTGAGTTTGCTGCGCACCGTCAATGGCAAAGCGTGGGAGGACTCAACAAGCATATTCCGTCAAATCGAGAGGATCG GCCCAAAGTCCCTCGAGGTCCTCAAGAACAACGGCATTAGAA ACTGGGACCAGTTCCTTAGTATCGAACCGGATCGACTCGAGTTGTGGTTCAACCGCAACCACCCCTTTGGCCACGATCTCAAGGAAAGGGCTCGAGAGTTCCCTCGCTTCAAGATCGAATTCACGTTAGTCGCCCGGGATACCTGTACGCGGTTGCTAATTCACGCCAGTGACGCTGATATCCTCGACAAAGGTGACGGTCAGCCCAGCGTTCAGCTTCATCTCAAGATCACCAACACTGGCGCGTTGATCAACAAGGTCAACACCGGTACCCGTGgtggacgcggacgcggaaAGGATCGCAACGTGACATATAACCTTTCGATCCTATTTGTCACGTCCAGGGACGACCGATTCCTGCGGTACATGAGCCTCAA CACGGGCAGGCTGAAGGACAAGGAGAGGACCCCAATGATCGAGGTCCAAATGCTCTATCCCGACGAGAAGATCATTGCCATTGCCGGTGTCGATGAGAAGTCGGGCCTGGCCCAGACCTTTGAATTTGACCCCAGGATCCCCGAGGAGATGTTCAAGGTCTCCAGGGAGGCCACACCGGTGGTCGTCATCAACGACAAAACGCCATCACCCGAGCCGCGTCGCAGGAGCGGTCACCAGGgttcgagctcgaggctgaACCAAGCGAAGGCAGAGCCAGACGACGATTCCAGAGGCGGCAGAGGCGTCAAGTTACCCCTGTTCCTACAAGCACCTCTCGACATCGAGAGCAGTGAGGACGAGCTGATCGACCTCACTGCTGAGCCAACGACCTCATCGAAGCAGAAGCTCCCAAaacgcccagctcgacgaagCCCTCCGTCCAAGAAGCGATCCAAGCCCCGTTCCAAGCGCCCACGATTAGCCCGCTCCCGGTTCATCGACGATATGGCGGAAGAGtccgacggcgatgacgacgaggaggatgacgaggatgagagtgatggcctcgaccttgaggaGTATCTGTCTGCACTGCCCCGTCGGCGACAGTCCCCTCCCCCAGTCGCTCAGAACAAGTCAAAGACCAAGCCGATCCCTTCCGGCGTGGACTCCGCCACACCGCCCGCCAGCTTCAGCCTCTCGGCGAAGCCCGCGCCGAAGCTTCCGATAATGAGCTTTGAGTCCATCACCCCGAAGGCCGCAACCGCCGGAGCGTTTGCGCAAGCCTCAGCTCCAGCTTCGCCGCCCCAAGCTCCGCCCCAACAGCCTGCCGCTCCTGTCACGCCTTCCACTCCCCACGTAACGGACGAGGAAGACTTTGACAGCTGGATGGCGTCGGTTCTCGGCGACTGA
- the TP53I3 gene encoding Quinone oxidoreductase PIG3 gives MSRAAALTTLSLRRAATSYRAPLAKASLTSTSTTTTTIPSVSAAAVSRLRTSHHHLFSTSATSYNKMKAVIIKDGKGPADSLYIGEIDTPSPGKNELLVKNKTFGLNRMDILQREGKYAVPPQAGPTLGVEFAGTVVQVGEGTSLYKVGDEVFGLVYGGAYAEYVVAHEDMTLPKPKELSWEEAAGVPENWLTAFQALFIEGNLKKGDNVLIHAGASGVGVAAIQLALHVGGANQVFATAGSDEKIKFIKEEVGRGSDKVHATNYKTQDFETEIKKVTDGVDLIVDFVGKDYFTRNLKLLRRDGYLIYLAFLSGPVLDGPTNIGPLLAKRLTVRGSTLRSRDLAYQSNLLHRFKDEALQKVKDGELKVFIHEVFPWTEVVKAHKEMEANKNSGKIVFEIPQ, from the exons ATGTCCAGAGCTGCGGCACTCACAACTCTCAGTCTACGACGAGCAGCTACATCATACCGTGCGCCCCTTGCAAAGGCTTCTTtgacctccacctcgacgacgacgacgacaatcCCATCCGTGTCCGCCGCAGCCGTCTCCAGGCTCCGTActtcccaccaccacctcttctccacctcggcaaCCAGCTACAACAAGATGAAGGCTGTTATcatcaaggacggcaagggaCCCGCTGATAGCCTCTACATTGGCGAGATTgacacgccgtcgccgggcAAGAATGAGCTGCTCGTCAAGAACAAG ACTTTCGGCCTGAACAGAATGGACATCCTCCAGCGCGAGGGCAAGTACGCTGTCCCGCCCCAGGCTGGTCCCACTCTTGGTGTCGAGTTCGCTGGCACTGTCgtccaggtcggcgagggcacgaGCCTGtacaaggtcggcgacgaggtgttTGGCCTCGTCTACGGC GGTGCCTACGCCGAgtacgtcgtcgcgcacgaggaCATGACCCTtcccaagcccaaggagcTGTCgtgggaggaggcggccggcgtgcccgagAACTGGTTGACGG CCTTCCAGGCCCTGTTCATCGAGGGTAACCTCAAGAAGGGGGACAACGTCCTCATTCACGCT ggcgcgtcgggcgtcggtgtcgcggcgatccagctcgccctccacgtcggcggcgccaaccAGGTGTTTGCGACGGCTGGCTCGGACGAGAAGATCAAGTtcatcaaggaggaggtcggccgcggcTCGGACAAGGTCCACGCGACCAACTACAAGACGCAGGACTTTGAGACCGAGATCAAGAAGGTGActgacggcgtcgacctcatcgtcgactttgtcggcAAGGACTACTTTACGCGCAACCTCAagctcctccgccgcgacggctACCTCATCTACCTTGCCTTCCTGTCCGGCCCGGTGCTCGACGGACCCACCAACATTGGCCCGCTTCTCGCCAAGCGCCTCACCGTCCGCGGCTCGACCCTCCGCTCCCGCGACCTCGCGTACCAGAGCAACCTGCTCCACCGCttcaaggacgaggcgctccagaaggtcaaggacggcgagctcaaggtcTTTATCCACGAGGTCTTCCCCTGGaccgaggtcgtcaaggcgCACAAGGAGATGGAGGCGAACAAGAACAGCGGCAAG ATTGTCTTTGAGATCCCGCAGTaa
- the lcf2_1 gene encoding Long-chain-fatty-acid--CoA ligase 2 yields MAPRKNNEPASWEVDADKPKPEGETRARRSYCVKDLTLRPENGIDTVHDVMLYAARTHGAKQALGGRDIIGTVEEEKEITKVVGGKEVKEKKKWSYFKLSPLDWISYDDALREVRELGSGLREHGIGGKEEQFFNIYAATSRNWMLMAQACAFNAVPICTAYDSLGPEGLKHSLNETAVPGMFTNSELLKTLVKVIADAPSVNLVVYDGKPNPEAVEAIEKTREGLKVVHIDDLRKAGQEQPHEALPASRDDVYCCMYTSGSTGTPKGVLLTHGNVTSAIGSVWKLLYEYLTPTDTYLAFLPLAHILEFVVEMSFIFAGLPIAYGRIKTLTDASVRECKSDIMEAKPSIMVGVPQVWELIRKGILTKVESSSSVKKGIFNFAVRAKTAAKQYSIPLLGGITDAVVFNQVRAQTGGRLKIMFNGGGAVSRSTQHFLQTALVMMIQGYGLTEGTAMACILNPGWLQLGSVGGPVPGAEIKLVDAPEAGYFSTNDPPQGEVYIRGPAIFKGYYKRPDLDDEAFTSDRWFKTGDIGQWNKDGTLSIIDRIKNLVKLQGGEYVALEHLESIYKSASFVANGAVLANPQHTKPAMIVMAHPVNLPAFAKKAGLTAAGEDLETMCKDPEVVDACLKELNAVGKKQGLKGMELLEALILTPDEWTPESGLLTAAQKLQRKVIERTYDEQIKAVYA; encoded by the exons ATGGCCCCTAGGAAGAACAACGAGCCCGCCTCTTGGGAGGTtgacgccgacaagcccaagcccgagggcgagacccgcgctcgtcgctcgtaCTGTGTCAAGGACCTCACGCTGC GCCCCGAGAATGGCATCGACACGGTCCACGACGTCATGCTCTACGCTGCTCGCACCCACGGTGCCAAGCAGGCCCTCGGTGGCCGTGATATCATCGGCactgtcgaggaggagaaggagatcACCAAGGTCGTTGGTggcaaggaggtcaaggagaagaagaagtggAGCTACTTCAAGCTCTCTCCTCTTGACTGGATCTCGTACGACGACGCCCTCAGGGAGGTCCGCGAGCTCGGAAGCGGTCTCCGCGAGCATGGCATCGGTGGCAAGGAGGAGCAGTTCTTCAACATCTACGCCGCGACCTC GCGCAACTGGATGCTCATGGCTCAGGCCTGTGCCTTCAACGCCGTCCCCATCTGCACGGCCTACGACTCGCTCGGCCCCGAGGGTCTCAAGCACTCGCTCAACGAGACTGCTGTCCCCGGCATGTTCACCAACTCGGAGCTCCTCAAGACCCTCGTCAAGGTCATTGCCGACGCTCCCAGCGTGAACCTCGTCGTCTACGACGGCAAGCCCAACCccgaggctgtcgaggccATTGAGAAGACCCGTGAGGGCCTCAAGGTCGTCCACATCGACGACCTCCGCAAGGCTGGTCAGGAGCAGCCCCACGAGGCCCTCCCCGCCTCGCGTGACGATGTCTACTGCTGCATGTACACCTCGGGTTCGA CCGGTACCCCCAAGGGTGTGCTGCTTACCCACGGCAACGTTACCTCGGCCA TCGGCTCGGTCTGGAAGCTCCTCTACGAGTACCTCACCCCCACCGACACCTACCTTGCTTTCCTTCCCCTCGCCCACATTCTCGAGTTCGTCGTTGAGATGTCCTTCATCTTCGCCGGTCTCCCCATTGCCTACGGTCGTATCAAGACCCTCACCGACGCCAGCGTCCGCGAGTGCAAGAGCGACATCATGGAGGCCAAGCCT TCCATCATGGTCGGCGTGCCCCAGGTTTGGGAGCTTATCCGCAAGGGTATCTTGACCAAGGTcgagtcgtcgagcagcgtcaAGAAGGGCATCTTCAACTTTGCTGTCCGCGCCAAGACTGCTGCCAAGCAGTACTCGAtccccctcctcggcggtaTCACGGACGCTGTCGTCTTCAACCAGGTCCGTGCCCAGACTGGTGGCCGCCTCAAGATTATGTTcaacggtggtggtgccgtctcgcgctcgactcAGCACTTCCTCCAGACTGCTCTCGTCATGATGATTCAGG GCTACGGTCTCACTGAGGGCACTGCCATGGCCTGTATCCTCAACCCCGGATGGCTCCAGCTCGGTTCGGTCGGTGGCCCCGTGCCCGGTGCCGAGATCAAGCTTGTCGACGCCCCCGAGGCTGGCTACTTCAGTACAAACGACCCTCCCCAGGGTGAGGTTTACATCCGTGGTCCTGCCATCTTCAAGGGCTACTACAAGCGCCCCGacctggacgacgaggccttCACGTCCGACCGCTGGTTCAAGACTGGTGACATCGGCCAGTGGAACAAGGACGGTACCCTCTCGATCATCGACCGTATCAAGAACCTTGTCAAGCTGCAGGGTGGCGAGTACgttgccctcgagcacctcgagtCGATCTACAAGTCGGCTTCGTTTGTCGCCAACGGCGCTGTTCTGGCCAACCCCCAGCACACCAAGCCTGCTATGATCGTCATGGCCCACCCCGTCAACCTGCCAGCATTCGCCAAGAAGGCTGGCCTTAccgcggccggcgaggacctcgagaCAATGTGCAAGGACCCCGAGGTCGTTGACGCCTGTCTCAAGGAGTTGAACGCTGTCGGCAAGAAGCAGGGCCTCAAGGGAatggagctgctcgaggcgctcatcCTCACCCCCGACGAGTGGACTCCTGAATCGGGTCTCCTTACCGCTGCTCAGA AGCTCCAGCGTAAGGTTATCGAGAGGACGTACGACGAGCAGATCAAGGCCGTCTACGCGTAA
- the mettl14 gene encoding N6-adenosine-methyltransferase non-catalytic subunit yields the protein MSALVDHRTYLSDVLARQAERRRLADPGHAYAPQPVLAYAAAQPAAGPSNTSKGKTKANVVNYISAEEAVRNDYAAWYGVSGEYPTNHVLGAGDDEICDEFPALRRLMDLKAEHVNSVSHPALLAPLPSPSPSIIQSTLAPHRFDVVLIHRQASWAETAALPIRQLSADPGFVFLWVGRGDSDGLERGRECLAKWGFRRAEDIVWVKTNKGGGDGPADGKGLFASQKEHCLMGIRGTVRRSTDSRFLHCNVDTDVIVWEGDDSAPHTPPYLYTLIENFCLGARRLELFGDASRARRGWVTAAVSPQLEGVAAFDAQSYPHFLPSKDEGKPVVPFHAEIDALRPKSPQRRVRGGPGGPGGGGGGGARHHNQHNNAHHSPSPQPPFRPGSAGVMRMGALTPAYPQQQQQMGVGVMPGGGMMVPPQMMGQMMMGGMGMGGMGGMGQMPMGMAMPHAMGGLGVMGMGGMAWPAGMMMGGMGGMGGMPGMVPNMGMGMGMMVPPGMGMGGGLSPQHQHGGLSPAPEDGGDWSHHQHHQHHMGQLALGMGNMGVGGQWAQQQQGQNEHGQWQ from the exons ATGTCGGCACTGGTAGACCACAGGACCTACCTCTCCGACGTCCTAGCGCGGCAGgcagagcggcggcgtctcgCAGACCCAGGGCACGCGTACGCGCCGCAGCCTGTGCTCGcatacgccgccgcccagccggccGCGGGGCCAAGCAACACGTCCAAGGGCAAGACCAAGGCCAACGTTGTCAACTACAtcagcgccgaggaggcggtgcGCAACGACTATGCGGCGTGGTAcggcgtgtcgggcgagTATCCGACCAACCATGTGCTGGgagcgggcgacgacgagatctgCGACGA GTTTCCagcgctccgccgcctgaTGGACCTCAAAGCCGAGCACGTCAACAGCGTGTCCCACCCCGCCTTGCTCGCGCCTctgccctccccctcgccctcaaTAATCCAGTCAACTCTCGCCCCGCACCGCTTCGACGTGGTCCTCATCCACCGGCAGGCGAGCTgggccgagacggccgcgctgccgatCCGCCAGCTGTCCGCCGACCCGGGGTTCGTGTTCCTCTGGGTCGGGCGCGGGGACAgcgacgggctcgagcgcgggcgcgagTGTCTCGCCAAGTGGGGgttccgccgcgccgaggacatcGTGTGGGTCAAGACGAATaagggcggtggcgacgggccggccgacggcaagggcctGTTTGCCAGCCAGAAGGAGCACTGTCTCATGGGGATCCGCGGGACGGTGCGGCGCAGTACCGACTCGAGGTTTCTGCACTGTAATGTCGACACGGACGTGATTGTCTGggagg gcgacgacagcgcccCGCACACCCCGCCATACCTGTACACGCTCATCGAGAACTtctgcctcggcgcgcgccgactcgagctGTTCGGGGACGCgagccgcgcccgccgcgggtGGGTGACGGCCGCCGTGTCACCGCAGCTGGAGGGGGTCGCGGCGTTCGACGCGCAGAGCTACCCGCACTTCCTGCCGTccaaggacgagggcaagCCCGTGGTGCCGTTCcacgccgagatcgacgcgctgcgcccgAAGAGTCCGCAGCGGCGGGTGCGCGGCGGTCCAGGTGGccctggtggcggcggcggcgggggagcgcGCCACCATAACCAGCACAACAACGCGCaccactcgccgtcgccgcagccgccgttCCGCcccggctcggcgggcgtgatGCGCATGGGCGCCCTCACGCCAGCGTACCcccagcaacagcaacagatgggcgtcggcgtcatgcccggcggcggcatgatGGTGCCCCCGCAGATGATGGGGCAGATGATgatgggcggcatgggcatgggcggcatgggcggcatgggccAGATGCCCATGGGCATGGCTATGCCGCATGCCAtgggcggcctcggcgtcatgggtatgggcggcatggcgtGGCCCGCCGGCATGATGATGGGCGGtatgggcggcatgggcggcatgCCGGGCATGGTGCCCAAcatgggcatgggcatgggcatgATGGTACCCCCcggcatgggcatgggcggcggcctcTCACCGCAGCACCAGCATGGCGGGCTCAGCCCCGCGCCCGAGGACGGAGGAGACTGGTcacaccaccaacaccaccagcaccacatgggccagctcgccctcggcatggGCAATATGGGCGTTGGCGGCCAGtgggcgcagcagcagcagggacAGAACGAGCACGGCCAGTGGCAGTAG